A stretch of Homo sapiens chromosome 12, GRCh38.p14 Primary Assembly DNA encodes these proteins:
- the NACA gene encoding nascent polypeptide-associated complex subunit alpha isoform d (isoform d is encoded by transcript variant 7): protein MPGEATETVPATEQELPQPQAETAVLPMSSALSVTAALGQPGPTLPPPCSPAPQQCPLSAANQASPFPSPSTIASTPLEVPFPQSSSGTALPLGTAPEAPTFLPNLIGPPISPAALALASPMIAPTLKGTPSSSAPLALVALAPHSVQKSSAFPPNLLTSPPSVAVAESGSVITLSAPIAPSEPKTNLNKVPSEVVPNPKGTPSPPCIVSTVPYHCVTPMASIQSGVASLPQTTPTTTLAIASPQVKDTTISSVLISPQNPGSLSLKGPVSPPAALSLSTQSLPVVTSSQKTAGPNTPPDFPISLGSHLAPLHQSSFGSVQLLGQTGPSALSDPTVKTISVDHSSTGASYPSQRSVIPPLPSRNEVVPATVAAFPVVAPSVDKGPSTISSITCSPSGSLNVATSFSLSPTTSLILKSSPNATYHYPLVAQMPVSSVGTTPLVVTNPCTIAAAPTTTFEVATCVSPPMSSGPISNIEPTSPAALVMAPVAPKEPSTQVATTLRIPVSPPLPDPEDLKNLPSSVLVKFPTQKDLQTVPASLEGAPFSPAQAGLTTKKDPTVLPLVQAAPKNSPSFQSTSSSPEIPLSPEATLAKKSLGEPLPIGKPASSMTSPLGVNSSASVIKTDSYAGPDSAGPLLKSSLITPTVAAFPLESADPAGVAPTTAKGTSTYTTTASPFLEGTVSLAPKNHPVKEGTLTTLPLVPTASENCPVAPSPQNTCAPLATLVLAPEIPKSVPSPSLPPAGTPPGTKKVDGISHTSALAPVASSPKECPTEDSGASATASSKGTLTYLADSPSPLGVSVSPQTKRPPTKKGSAGPDTPIGNLSSPVSPVEASFLPENSLSFQGSKDSPATTHSPTPPSPKGAPTPSAVTPLSPKGVTLPPKETPTPSVVNLPFPKEGPATPAPKQAPALSMTSSSPKKARATPAPKGIPASPSPKGAPTPPAATPPSPKGGPATPSPKWAPTPPAATPPSPKGGPATPSPKGAPTPPAATPPSPKGGPATPSPKGAPTPPAVTPPSPKGSPAATPFPKGASTPPAATPPSPKGSPAATPLPKGAPTTPAATLPSPKGGPATPSLKGAPTPPAATPPSPKGGPATPSPKGAPMPPAATPPSPKGGLATPPHKGAPTTPAATPPSPKGGLATPPPKGAPTTPAATPPSPKGGLATPPPKGAPTTPAATPPSPKGGLATPSPKGAPTTPAATPPSPKGGLATPSPKGAPTTPAATPPSPKGGLATPSPKGAPTTPAATPPSPKGGPATPPPKGAPTPPAATPPSLKGGLATPPHKGAPNPAVVTPPSPKGGPATSPPKGAPTPPAATPPSPKGSPGTPPPKGAPTPPAVTPPSPKGTPTLPATTPSSKGGPTTPSSKEGPTPPAATPSHKGGPAMTPPSPKRGPAIPSPKGDPTSPAVIPLSPKKAPATPVTREGAATPSKGDLTPPAVTPVSLKKAPATSAPKGGPATPSSKGDPTLPAVTPPSPKEPPAPKQVATSSSPKKAPATPAPMGAPTLPAVIPSSPKEVPATPSSRRDPIAPTATLLSKKTPATLAPKEALIPPAMTVPSPKKTPAIPTPKEAPATPSSKEASSPPAVTPSTYKGAPSPKELLIPPAVTSPSPKEAPTPPAVTPPSPEKGPATPAPKGTPTSPPVTPSSLKDSPTSPASVTCKMGATVPQASKGLPAKKGPTALKEVLVAPAPESTPIITAPTRKGPQTKKSSATSPPICPDPSAKNGSKGPLSTVAPAPLLPVQKDSSKTAKGKDASHSPKGPLAPPESKASTPLTAAAFEKVLPKPESASVSAAPSPPVSLPLAPSPVPTLPPKQQFLPSSPGLVLESPSKPLAPADEDELLPLIPPEPISGGVPFQSVLVNMPTPKSAGIPVPTPSAKQPVTKNNKGSGTESDSDESVPELEEQDSTQATTQQAQLAAAAEIDEEPVSKAKQSRSEKKARKAMSKLGLRQVTGVTRVTIRKSKNILFVITKPDVYKSPASDTYIVFGEAKIEDLSQQAQLAAAEKFKVQGEAVSNIQENTQTPTVQEESEEEEVDETGVEVKDIELVMSQANVSRAKAVRALKNNSNDIVNAIMELTM, encoded by the exons CTGTGCTACCTATGTCTTCAGCCTTGAGTGTCACTGCTGCCTTAGGGCAGCCTGGACCTACCCTCCCCCCTCCTTGCTCTCCTGCCCCACAACAGTGCCCTCTCTCAGCTGCTAACCAGGCTTCCCCATTCCCTTCCCCCTCTACTATTGCCTCGACCCCTTTAGAAGTTCCTTTTCCCCAGTCATCCTCTGGAACAGCCCTACCTTTGGGAACTGCCCCTGAAGCCCCAACCTTCCTACCAAACCTAATAGGGCCTCCCATCTCCCCAGCTGCCTTAGCTCTAGCCTCTCCCATGATAGCTCCAACTCTGAAAGGGACCCCTTCCTCTTCAGCTCCCTTAGCTCTGGTTGCCCTGGCTCCCCACTCAGTTCAGAAGAGTTCTGCTTTTCCACCTAACCTTCTTACTTCACCTCCTTCAGTGGCTGTAGCTGAGTCAGGGTCAGTGATAACTCTGTCAGCTCCCATTGCTCCCTCAGAACCAAAGACTAATCTTAATAAAGTTCCCTCTGAGGTAGTCCCTAATCCAAAAGGCACCCCCAGCCCTCCATGTATAGTCAGTACTGTTCCTTACCACTGTGTGACTCCCATGGCCTCTATTCAATCTGGAGTGGCCTCCCTTCCTCAGACAACACCCACAACTACCCTAGCCATCGCTTCCCCTCAAGTCAAAGATACCACCATTTCCtcagttctgatttctccacaaaACCCAGGAAGCCTCAGCCTGAAGGGGCCTGTTAGTCCACCTGCTGCCTTATCTCTTTCAACTCAGTCTCTTCCTGTGGTGACCTCTTCTCAAAAGACTGCGGGTCCCAACACCCCCCCAGATTTTCCCATTTCTCTGGGCTCTCATCTTGCACCTTTACATCAGAGTTCTTTTGGTTCTGTCCAACTTTTAGGTCAAACAGGTCCTAGTGCTTTGTCAGACCCTACAGTGAAGACCATTTCTGTAGATCATTCTTCCACAGGGGCCTCTTATCCTTCTCAGAGATCTGTaattcctccccttccttccagAAATGAGGTAGTTCCTGCTACTGTGGCTGCCTTTCCAGTGGTGGCTCCATCTGTTGACAAAGGTCCCTCTACCATCTCTAGCATAACCTGCAGCCCTTCTGGCTCCTTAAATGTAGCTACCTCTTTTTCATTATCTCCTACAACCTCTCTCATTCTCAAAAGCTCTCCTAATGCCACTTATCATTATCCTTTAGTGGCCCAAATGCCCGTTTCTTCTGTTGGAACCACCCCACTTGTGGTGACTAACCCCTGTACAATTGCTGCAGCACCTACTACTACCTTTGAGGTAGCTACTTGTGTTTCTCCTCCAATGTCATCAGGTCCCATAAGTAACATAGAACCAACTTCCCCTGCTGCCTTGGTTATGGCACCTGTGGCTCCCAAAGAGCCTTCTACTCAAGTAGCAACCACTCTGAGGATACCAGTCTCTCCTCCTCTGCCAGACCCTGAAGACCTCAAAAATCTCCCCAGTTCAGTATTGGTTAAATTTCCAACACAAAAAGACCTCCAAACTGTACCTGCCTCTCTTGAAGGAGCCCCTTTCTCTCCAGCCCAAGCAGGACTCACCACCAAGAAAGACCCTACTGTATTACCGTTAGTCCAGGCAGCCCCTAAAAATTCCCCTTCTTTCCAAAGTACATCCTCTTCTCCAGAGATACCTCTTTCTCCTGAAGCCACCCTAGCAAAGAAAAGCCTTGGGGAGCCTCTCCCTATAGGTAAGCCAGCCAGCAGTATGACCTCCCCTCTGGGTGTTAACTCCTCGGCCTCTGTAATCAAGACAGATTCTTATGCAGGCCCAGACTCTGCTGGTCCGCTTCTCAAAAGTTCTCTCATTACCCCAACAGTGGCTGCATTTCCTTTGGAAAGTGCTGACCCTGCCGGGGTGGCTCCCACAACTGCCAAAGGTACCTCAACTTATACAACTACAGCCAGCCCTTTTCTAGAAGGAACTGTCTCTTTAGCTCCTAAAAACCACCCAGTTAAGGAAGGTACTCTTACTACTTTACCCTTGGTTCCTACAGCTTCAGAAAATTGCCCTGTGGCTCCATCCCCCCAGAATACCTGTGCTCCTCTGGCTACCTTAGTGCTGGCCCCTGAAATCCCAAAGTCTGTGCCCTCACCCTCTCTTCCCCCAGCTGGGACTCCTCCAGGTACAAAAAAGGTTGATGGTATTTCTCATACTTCAGCATTGGCACCTGTTGCTTCCTCTCCCAAAGAGTGCCCAACTGAGGACTCTGGTGCTTCTGCTACTGCATCTTCCAAAGGAACTCTGACTTACCTAGCTGATTCCCCATCTCCTTTAGGGGTTAGTGTGTCTCCTCAGACTAAAAGACCTCCAACCAAGAAGGGTTCTGCTGGCCCTGATACTCCTATTGGAAATCTCTCATCCCCTGTTTCTCCAGTTGAAGCTTCATTTCTTCCAGAGAATAGTCTTTCTTTCCAAGGCTCTAAAGACTCACCAGCCACGACGCATTCTCCCACTCCTCCATCCCCCAAAGGGGCCCCTACTCCCTCAGCTGTGactcctctgtctcccaaaggAGTAACACTACCCCCCAAAGAGACCCCCACTCCTTCAGTGGTGAATCTGCCCTTCCCCAAAGAGGGTCCAGCTACTCCAGCACCCAAACAGGCTCCTGCTCTATCCATGACTTCTTCCTCCCCCAAAAAGGCCCGAGCAACTCCAGCCCCTAAAGGAATCccagcttccccatcccccaaaGGGGCCCCCACACCCCCAGCTGCAACTCCTCCCTCCCCTAAAGGAGGCCCAGCTACCCCATCCCCGAAATGGGCCCCCACACCCCCAGCTGCAACTCCTCCCTCCCCAAAAGGAGGTCCAGCTACTCCATCCCCCAAAGGGGCCCCCACACCCCCAGCTGcaactcctccctcccccaaaggAGGTCCAGCTACTCCATCCCCCAAAGGGGCCCCCACACCCCCAGCTGtgactcctccctcccccaaaggAAGTCCAGCAGCTACCCCATTCCCCAAAGGGGCATCCACACCCCCAGCTGcaactcctccctcccccaaaggAAGTCCAGCAGCTACCCCACTCCCCAAAGGGGCCCCCACAACCCCAGCTGCAACTCTTCCCTCCCCAAAAGGAGGTCCAGCTACCCCATCCCTCAAGGGGGCCCCCACTCCCCCAGCTGCGACTCCTCCCTCCCCAAAAGGAGGCCCAGCTACCCCATCCCCCAAAGGGGCCCCCATGCCCCCAGCTGCAACTCCTCCCTCCCCAAAAGGAGGTCTAGCTACCCCACCCCACAAAGGGGCACCCACAACCCCAGCTGCAACTCCTCCCTCCCCAAAAGGAGGTCTAGCTACCCCACCCCCAAAAGGGGCCCCCACAACCCCAGCTGCAACTCCTCCTTCCCCAAAAGGAGGTCTAGCTACCCCACCCCCAAAAGGGGCCCCCACAACCCCAGCTGCAACTCCTCCTTCCCCAAAAGGAGGTCTAGCTACCCCATCCCCCAAAGGGGCCCCCACAACCCCAGCTGCAACTCCTCCCTCCCCAAAAGGAGGTCTAGCTACCCCATCCCCCAAAGGGGCCCCCACAACCCCAGCTGCAACTCCTCCCTCCCCAAAAGGAGGTCTGGCTACCCCATCCCCCAAAGGGGCCCCCACAACCCCAGCTGCAACTCCTCCCTCCCCAAAAGGAGGCCCAGCTACCCCACCCCCCAAAGGGGCCCCCACTCCCCCAGCTGCAACTCCTCCCTCCCTAAAAGGAGGTCTAGCTACCCCACCCCACAAAGGGGCCCCCAATCCCGCAGTTGTAACTCCTCCCTCTCCAAAAGGAGGCCCAGCTACCTCACCCCCCAAAGGGGCCCCCACTCCTCCAGCTGCAACTCCTCCCTCCCCAAAAGGAAGCCCAGGTACCCCACCCCCCAAAGGGGCCCCCACTCCCCCAGCTGTAACTCCTCCCTCCCCTAAAGGGACCCCTACTCTCCCAGCTACAACTCCCTCCTCTAAAGGAGGCCCAACTACTCCATCCTCCAAAGAGGGCCCCACTCCCCCAGCTGCAACCCCCTCCCACAAAGGAGGTCCCGCTAtgactcctccctcccccaaaagAGGACCAGCTATCCCATCTCCCAAAGGGGACCCCACTTCCCCAGCAGTGATTCCTCTCTCCCCCAAAAAGGCTCCAGCAACTCCAGTCACCAGAGAAGGCGCAGCCACCCCATCCAAAGGAGATCTCACTCCCCCAGCAGTGACTCCTGTCTCCCTCAAAAAGGCCCCAGCAACTTCAGCCCCCAAAGGAGGCCCAGCTACCCCATCCTCCAAAGGGGATCCCACCCTCCCAGCAGTGACTCCTCCTTCCCCCAAGGAGCCCCCAGCCCCCAAACAAGTTGCCACTTCTTCCTCTCCCAAAAAGGCCCCAGCAACTCCAGCCCCCATGGGGGCCCCCACTCTGCCAGCTGTGATTCCTTCTTCCCCCAAAGAGGTCCCAGCTACCCCATCCTCCAGAAGGGACCCCATTGCCCCAACAGCGACTCTTCTCTCTAAAAAGACCCCAGCAACTCTAGCCCCCAAAGAGGCCCTCATTCCCCCAGCTATGACTGTTCCCTCCCCTAAAAAGACCCCAGCAATTCCAACCCCCAAAGAAGCCCCAGCTACCCCATCCTCCAAAGAGGCCTCCAGTCCCCCAGCAGTGACTCCTTCCACTTACAAAGGGGCCCCATCCCCCAAAGAGCTCCTCATTCCACCAGCTGTGACTTCTCCTTCCCCCAAAGAGGCACCTACTCCTCCAGCTGTGACTCCTCCATCCCCCGAAAAGGGCCCAGCAACTCCAGCCCCCAAAGGGACTCCCACTTCCCCACCTGTGACTCCTTCCTCCCTCAAAGACTCCCCTACTTCCCCAGCTTCTGTCACATGTAAAATGGGGGCCACTGTTCCTCAAGCATCTAAAGGGCTTCCAGCAAAGAAAGGCCCCACAGCTCTGAAAGAAGTACTTGTTGCCCCAGCTCCAGAAAGCACGCCAATCATCACAGCTCCCACTCGGAAAGGTCCACAGACCAAAAAGAGTTCTGCTACTTCACCTCCTATATGCCCAGATCCCTCAGCTAAGAATGGTTCTAAAGGACCCCTTTCCACAGTGGCTCCAGCCCCTCTACTCCCTGTTCAGAAAGACTCTTCAAAGACAGCAAAAGGCAAAGATGCTTCTCATTCCCCAAAGGGCCCCTTGGCTCCTCCTGAGTCTAAGGCGTCCACCCCTCTAACAGCAGCTGCCTTTGAGAAGGTCCTTCCTAAACCTGAATCAGCATCTGTCTCTGCAGCACCCTCCCCACCAGTCTCTCTGCCTCTTGCTCCCTCCCCAGTTCCCACTCTGCCTCCTAAACAGCAATTTCTGCCGTCCTCTCCTGGGCTGGTGTTGGAATCACCCTCTAAACCCCTTGCCCCTGCTGATGAGGATGAGCTGCTGCCTCTGATTCCCCCGGAACCAATCTCTGGGGGAGTGCCTTTCCAGTCGGTCCTCGTCAACATGCCCACCCCTAAATCTGCTGGAATCCCTGTCCCAACCCCCTCTGCCAAGCAACCTGTTACGAAGAACAACAAGG GGTCTGGAACAGAATCTGACAGTGATGAATCAGTACCAGAGCTTGAAGAACAGGATTCCACCCAGGCAACCACACAACAAGCCCAG CTGGCGGCAGCAGCTGAAATTGATGAAGAACCAGTCAGTAAAGCAAAACAGAGTCGGAGTGAAAAGAAGGCACGGAAG gcTATGTCCAAACTGGGTCTTCGGCAGGTTACAGGAGTTACTAGAGTCACTATCCGGAAATCTAAGAATATCCTCTTTGTCATCACAAAACCAGATGTCTACAAGAGCCCTGCTTCAGATACTTACATAGTTTttggggaagccaag ATCGAAGATTTATCCCAGCAAGCACAACTAGCAGCTGCTGAGAAATTCAAAGTTCAAGGTGAAGCTGTCTCAAACATTCAAGAAAACACACAGACTCCAACTGTACAAGAGGAGAGTGAAGAGGAAGAG GTCGATGAAACAGGTGTAGAAGTTAAGGACATTGAATTGGTCATGTCACAAGCAAATGTGTCGAGAGCAAAGGCAGTCCGAGCCCTGAAGAACAACAGTAATGATATTGTAAATGCGATTATG GAATTAACAATGTAA
- the NACA gene encoding nascent polypeptide-associated complex subunit alpha isoform a (isoform a is encoded by transcript variant 1) translates to MPGEATETVPATEQELPQPQAETAVLPMSSALSVTAALGQPGPTLPPPCSPAPQQCPLSAANQASPFPSPSTIASTPLEVPFPQSSSGTALPLGTAPEAPTFLPNLIGPPISPAALALASPMIAPTLKGTPSSSAPLALVALAPHSVQKSSAFPPNLLTSPPSVAVAESGSVITLSAPIAPSEPKTNLNKVPSEVVPNPKGTPSPPCIVSTVPYHCVTPMASIQSGVASLPQTTPTTTLAIASPQVKDTTISSVLISPQNPGSLSLKGPVSPPAALSLSTQSLPVVTSSQKTAGPNTPPDFPISLGSHLAPLHQSSFGSVQLLGQTGPSALSDPTVKTISVDHSSTGASYPSQRSVIPPLPSRNEVVPATVAAFPVVAPSVDKGPSTISSITCSPSGSLNVATSFSLSPTTSLILKSSPNATYHYPLVAQMPVSSVGTTPLVVTNPCTIAAAPTTTFEVATCVSPPMSSGPISNIEPTSPAALVMAPVAPKEPSTQVATTLRIPVSPPLPDPEDLKNLPSSVLVKFPTQKDLQTVPASLEGAPFSPAQAGLTTKKDPTVLPLVQAAPKNSPSFQSTSSSPEIPLSPEATLAKKSLGEPLPIVAAFPLESADPAGVAPTTAKAAAFEKVLPKPESASVSAAPSPPVSLPLAPSPVPTLPPKQQFLPSSPGLVLESPSKPLAPADEDELLPLIPPEPISGGVPFQSVLVNMPTPKSAGIPVPTPSAKQPVTKNNKGSGTESDSDESVPELEEQDSTQATTQQAQLAAAAEIDEEPVSKAKQSRSEKKARKAMSKLGLRQVTGVTRVTIRKSKNILFVITKPDVYKSPASDTYIVFGEAKIEDLSQQAQLAAAEKFKVQGEAVSNIQENTQTPTVQEESEEEEVDETGVEVKDIELVMSQANVSRAKAVRALKNNSNDIVNAIMELTM, encoded by the exons CTGTGCTACCTATGTCTTCAGCCTTGAGTGTCACTGCTGCCTTAGGGCAGCCTGGACCTACCCTCCCCCCTCCTTGCTCTCCTGCCCCACAACAGTGCCCTCTCTCAGCTGCTAACCAGGCTTCCCCATTCCCTTCCCCCTCTACTATTGCCTCGACCCCTTTAGAAGTTCCTTTTCCCCAGTCATCCTCTGGAACAGCCCTACCTTTGGGAACTGCCCCTGAAGCCCCAACCTTCCTACCAAACCTAATAGGGCCTCCCATCTCCCCAGCTGCCTTAGCTCTAGCCTCTCCCATGATAGCTCCAACTCTGAAAGGGACCCCTTCCTCTTCAGCTCCCTTAGCTCTGGTTGCCCTGGCTCCCCACTCAGTTCAGAAGAGTTCTGCTTTTCCACCTAACCTTCTTACTTCACCTCCTTCAGTGGCTGTAGCTGAGTCAGGGTCAGTGATAACTCTGTCAGCTCCCATTGCTCCCTCAGAACCAAAGACTAATCTTAATAAAGTTCCCTCTGAGGTAGTCCCTAATCCAAAAGGCACCCCCAGCCCTCCATGTATAGTCAGTACTGTTCCTTACCACTGTGTGACTCCCATGGCCTCTATTCAATCTGGAGTGGCCTCCCTTCCTCAGACAACACCCACAACTACCCTAGCCATCGCTTCCCCTCAAGTCAAAGATACCACCATTTCCtcagttctgatttctccacaaaACCCAGGAAGCCTCAGCCTGAAGGGGCCTGTTAGTCCACCTGCTGCCTTATCTCTTTCAACTCAGTCTCTTCCTGTGGTGACCTCTTCTCAAAAGACTGCGGGTCCCAACACCCCCCCAGATTTTCCCATTTCTCTGGGCTCTCATCTTGCACCTTTACATCAGAGTTCTTTTGGTTCTGTCCAACTTTTAGGTCAAACAGGTCCTAGTGCTTTGTCAGACCCTACAGTGAAGACCATTTCTGTAGATCATTCTTCCACAGGGGCCTCTTATCCTTCTCAGAGATCTGTaattcctccccttccttccagAAATGAGGTAGTTCCTGCTACTGTGGCTGCCTTTCCAGTGGTGGCTCCATCTGTTGACAAAGGTCCCTCTACCATCTCTAGCATAACCTGCAGCCCTTCTGGCTCCTTAAATGTAGCTACCTCTTTTTCATTATCTCCTACAACCTCTCTCATTCTCAAAAGCTCTCCTAATGCCACTTATCATTATCCTTTAGTGGCCCAAATGCCCGTTTCTTCTGTTGGAACCACCCCACTTGTGGTGACTAACCCCTGTACAATTGCTGCAGCACCTACTACTACCTTTGAGGTAGCTACTTGTGTTTCTCCTCCAATGTCATCAGGTCCCATAAGTAACATAGAACCAACTTCCCCTGCTGCCTTGGTTATGGCACCTGTGGCTCCCAAAGAGCCTTCTACTCAAGTAGCAACCACTCTGAGGATACCAGTCTCTCCTCCTCTGCCAGACCCTGAAGACCTCAAAAATCTCCCCAGTTCAGTATTGGTTAAATTTCCAACACAAAAAGACCTCCAAACTGTACCTGCCTCTCTTGAAGGAGCCCCTTTCTCTCCAGCCCAAGCAGGACTCACCACCAAGAAAGACCCTACTGTATTACCGTTAGTCCAGGCAGCCCCTAAAAATTCCCCTTCTTTCCAAAGTACATCCTCTTCTCCAGAGATACCTCTTTCTCCTGAAGCCACCCTAGCAAAGAAAAGCCTTGGGGAGCCTCTCCCTATAG TGGCTGCATTTCCTTTGGAAAGTGCTGACCCTGCCGGGGTGGCTCCCACAACTGCCAAAG CAGCTGCCTTTGAGAAGGTCCTTCCTAAACCTGAATCAGCATCTGTCTCTGCAGCACCCTCCCCACCAGTCTCTCTGCCTCTTGCTCCCTCCCCAGTTCCCACTCTGCCTCCTAAACAGCAATTTCTGCCGTCCTCTCCTGGGCTGGTGTTGGAATCACCCTCTAAACCCCTTGCCCCTGCTGATGAGGATGAGCTGCTGCCTCTGATTCCCCCGGAACCAATCTCTGGGGGAGTGCCTTTCCAGTCGGTCCTCGTCAACATGCCCACCCCTAAATCTGCTGGAATCCCTGTCCCAACCCCCTCTGCCAAGCAACCTGTTACGAAGAACAACAAGG GGTCTGGAACAGAATCTGACAGTGATGAATCAGTACCAGAGCTTGAAGAACAGGATTCCACCCAGGCAACCACACAACAAGCCCAG CTGGCGGCAGCAGCTGAAATTGATGAAGAACCAGTCAGTAAAGCAAAACAGAGTCGGAGTGAAAAGAAGGCACGGAAG gcTATGTCCAAACTGGGTCTTCGGCAGGTTACAGGAGTTACTAGAGTCACTATCCGGAAATCTAAGAATATCCTCTTTGTCATCACAAAACCAGATGTCTACAAGAGCCCTGCTTCAGATACTTACATAGTTTttggggaagccaag ATCGAAGATTTATCCCAGCAAGCACAACTAGCAGCTGCTGAGAAATTCAAAGTTCAAGGTGAAGCTGTCTCAAACATTCAAGAAAACACACAGACTCCAACTGTACAAGAGGAGAGTGAAGAGGAAGAG GTCGATGAAACAGGTGTAGAAGTTAAGGACATTGAATTGGTCATGTCACAAGCAAATGTGTCGAGAGCAAAGGCAGTCCGAGCCCTGAAGAACAACAGTAATGATATTGTAAATGCGATTATG GAATTAACAATGTAA